Genomic segment of Mauremys mutica isolate MM-2020 ecotype Southern chromosome 22, ASM2049712v1, whole genome shotgun sequence:
AGCATTTGCAGTGTTAGTATCTCTACTGGTATTACAGTAGCAGCCAAGTGGGCTAGGCCTTGCACAGACACATAGGAAGGCACAATCGTTGCTCTGAAGAGCTCccagtcttaaaaaaaaataaagaaagaaacagactgtccaggtctgtctgtctatctatagATGCTGCTTTCAGATCAGCTCTGGACACTGATGACTCCTAACGTTCAGAAAGCAGATCCTGAGACAGCCTGTGAAGTGAATTATGGGGGCGGGAAAATGTGTCAAGATTTTCCCTGATGCACCATGGGCTTCAAAATCCATGTTGAGGAAAAACTGTGAGGGGGATATAATTAATGGAGCTGAGGCACTTGTGTGATGAATGCCACACTTGGTATGACGGAGGTGTATGGGCAGCATAGCTCTGGGTGACGAGCACTGGAGTAGCAAGAGTAGCTGTGGGTCGAGACTGAGATGTCCTGGCCGAGTTTTGTGGGACCCCAGTGCCTGGACCAGCTGGCAGTCCGCTCACAACCAAACATGTTCACTATGGGCATCTGAGGGTCTGAAAAAGTGTGAATTGTGTTAGCCTCATGCCTAACAAGGACACCTATGGTTTAGTTCTATTTTTAAGGCATCCAAGAAAGAgaagaacaaaaaataaaacactttacAAGATTTCTAGCTCTGATTGATTGGTACTTAGCCAGTAACAATTTGTCACTGGCATTGTGTATTTCACAACAAAGGCTTAATGTATTTAACATGGATGGAGAAAATACTGCATTGATTTCATTGTTATGTTTATTGGTAATATTATCTCACTTCCTGCGGGGAGGGTTTCCTTTACCCGAACTCCCCAAAGGATTTATATTGCTTCCTCTTTGCGAGCGAGAATGAAGAACTTCCCAGAGAAATCACAGCTGTCATCGATATTATCATCCCTGACGAGAACCTCAAACTCCTGAATGATGAAGCCAGTGTCACTGAGGGCTTCCCTCAGAAATTCCTCTCCCAGGACCAAACACGAGAACCTTTTGGGGCCAACCATGTAGAAACTGCAGCCCAAAACTCCACTCAGCACCAAGTGCCCTGCTGGCTTTAACAGGGAGCTGATGTTCTTCAGAGCAATGCGATAAGTGGTCAGATCCTTGCAAGCAGCTTCCAAGCACAGTGATGAAATGAGGCAGTCAGCTGGAGGCAGGACGATTGGATCCATGGGGTTGCTTTGGTGGACATCACATTTTAGAACTTGTTTGATGGTTTTCCTTAATTTTGCCACTTTCTCAGCCTCCTTTCCCCTACAGAGACATACACATATACAATACAAGACGAACTCCAAAGGGTTATCTGCAATTTCAGTGTCTTTCTATAATATAGGTGTGAATATTAGAAGGAAAACATAATTCGCTAGAATGATGTCTGTTTGCAGGACCTTGTGTTAACTTTATCTTTAATTCCCTTTCCACGGGTCATGCTTTAAGATATGCTGGAATGCCAAGCAACATTAAATCCTTGCTACCA
This window contains:
- the LOC123354657 gene encoding nicotinamide N-methyltransferase-like; translation: MCRLGASTMAEFTGGDDYQAEFDPKAYLGYFKFGEDTLGEEYLNFSLKHYCKTFTSGVVKGDTLIDIGSGPTIHQFLSACESFKEIIASDYTYRNHQELEKWLKNEPGAFDWTPVVKYVCELEGNRGKEAEKVAKLRKTIKQVLKCDVHQSNPMDPIVLPPADCLISSLCLEAACKDLTTYRIALKNISSLLKPAGHLVLSGVLGCSFYMVGPKRFSCLVLGEEFLREALSDTGFIIQEFEVLVRDDNIDDSCDFSGKFFILARKEEAI